In Geotalea uraniireducens, one genomic interval encodes:
- a CDS encoding NADH-quinone oxidoreductase subunit B — MGVEQPMGDNVVATSLDKLVNWARKSSIWPMTFGLACCAIEMMATGASSHDLDRFGIIFRASPRQSDCIIIAGTVTKKMLPVIKTVYEQMPEPKWVVAMGACACSGGIFDTYSVVQGVDEALPVDVYIPGCPPRPEALLYGLLKLQEKISNERNSFGSSFGFGERLEPAAA; from the coding sequence ATGGGAGTAGAGCAACCAATGGGAGATAATGTGGTAGCGACGTCTCTGGACAAGCTGGTCAACTGGGCACGGAAGTCTTCGATCTGGCCGATGACCTTCGGTCTCGCGTGCTGCGCTATCGAAATGATGGCAACCGGTGCGTCGAGTCATGACCTTGACCGTTTCGGGATTATCTTTCGTGCGTCGCCCCGCCAGTCCGACTGCATCATTATTGCCGGGACGGTTACCAAGAAGATGCTTCCCGTCATCAAGACGGTTTACGAGCAGATGCCGGAACCGAAATGGGTTGTGGCGATGGGGGCTTGCGCCTGTTCGGGTGGCATCTTTGACACTTATAGCGTTGTGCAGGGGGTTGATGAAGCTCTTCCTGTGGATGTCTACATTCCGGGTTGTCCTCCCCGCCCCGAAGCGCTGCTCTATGGTCTGCTCAAACTGCAGGAAAAGATATCGAATGAGCGGAACTCCTTCGGGTCTTCGTTTGGCTTTGGTGAGCGGCTTGAGCCCGCTGCTGCCTGA
- a CDS encoding AtpZ/AtpI family protein, producing the protein MDDDKRSLIKNLGLVSSMGISMALAIAIGVFTGLTLDRWLGSSPWFFFIFLFFGIAAGFRNIYIIAGREIKKDDSGKN; encoded by the coding sequence ATGGACGACGATAAGCGAAGTCTTATAAAAAATCTTGGACTCGTTTCGAGCATGGGGATCTCGATGGCGCTGGCAATCGCCATCGGAGTTTTCACCGGGCTGACGCTGGACCGTTGGCTGGGAAGCAGCCCGTGGTTTTTCTTCATTTTTCTGTTTTTCGGCATCGCAGCAGGCTTCAGAAACATATATATAATTGCGGGACGTGAAATTAAGAAGGATGACAGCGGCAAGAATTAG
- a CDS encoding NADH-quinone oxidoreductase subunit A, translated as MLAAYLPIIGLVIVAIAFGLISLVASSLIGQKKPSSVKLSPYECGCEPVGSARERFSVKFYIIAMLFILFDIEAVFLYPWSILFKRLGMFGLVEMGVFIVILFVGYIYVWKKGALEWE; from the coding sequence ATGCTTGCCGCTTATCTGCCCATTATAGGACTCGTGATTGTTGCCATTGCCTTCGGTCTGATCTCGTTGGTCGCATCGTCGTTGATCGGGCAGAAAAAGCCCAGCTCGGTGAAGCTGAGTCCGTACGAGTGCGGTTGCGAGCCGGTTGGGTCCGCCCGGGAACGTTTCTCGGTTAAGTTCTACATTATAGCGATGTTGTTCATCTTGTTCGACATTGAAGCGGTGTTTCTGTATCCATGGTCGATTCTTTTCAAGCGTCTCGGCATGTTTGGGCTTGTTGAGATGGGAGTATTCATAGTCATTCTCTTCGTCGGCTATATCTACGTCTGGAAAAAAGGAGCTTTGGAATGGGAGTAG
- the hemL gene encoding glutamate-1-semialdehyde 2,1-aminomutase encodes MITTTTSRQLFARAITSIPGGVNSPVRAFKSVGADPLFISKASGSRIIDADGNEFIDYVGSWGPMILGHCHPQVVAAVKNAVEKGSSFGAPTELEIILAEMVIKAVPSIEMVRMVSSGTEATMSAIRLARGYTGKDKIIKFSGCYHGHADSLLVKAGSGAATFGVPDSPGVPGDFAKHTLTARFNDLASVRQLVSQNKDQVACIIVEPIAGNMGTVPPREGFLEGLRSICTEEGIILIFDEVMTGFRVAYGGAQELFGVTPDMTTLGKIIGGGLPVGAFGGKKEIMEKLSPAGGIYQAGTLSGNPLAMTAGIETLRLLQQKDFYTQLEEKSQLLAGGILTAAKAAGCPLYGTRVGSMFCAFFGTEEVHDWDSAAKCNTAAFAKYFRAMLEEGIYLAPSQFETAFMSAAHTLPEIERTIDAARKSFKSL; translated from the coding sequence ATGATAACCACAACAACCTCCCGGCAGCTTTTCGCACGAGCAATCACCTCCATTCCCGGTGGCGTCAACAGCCCGGTACGTGCCTTTAAATCCGTCGGCGCCGACCCGCTGTTCATATCCAAAGCTTCAGGCAGCCGGATTATCGACGCCGACGGCAACGAATTCATCGATTATGTCGGCTCATGGGGACCGATGATCCTCGGTCATTGCCACCCCCAAGTCGTTGCGGCAGTCAAAAATGCCGTTGAGAAAGGGAGTAGCTTTGGGGCGCCGACCGAGCTAGAGATCATTCTTGCTGAAATGGTAATCAAAGCAGTGCCTTCTATTGAGATGGTCCGCATGGTCAGCTCGGGCACCGAGGCCACAATGAGCGCCATTCGCCTTGCCCGCGGCTACACGGGCAAGGACAAGATCATCAAGTTTTCAGGCTGCTATCACGGCCACGCTGACTCGCTTCTCGTCAAGGCAGGCTCCGGTGCAGCCACATTCGGTGTCCCTGACTCCCCGGGCGTACCGGGCGATTTTGCCAAACACACCCTGACCGCCCGGTTTAACGATCTGGCCTCGGTGCGACAACTCGTCTCCCAGAACAAGGACCAGGTTGCCTGCATAATCGTCGAACCGATTGCGGGCAACATGGGAACGGTCCCGCCGCGGGAGGGATTTCTCGAAGGACTTCGCAGCATCTGCACCGAGGAAGGAATCATCCTTATCTTCGATGAAGTGATGACCGGATTCCGGGTTGCGTACGGCGGCGCCCAGGAGCTTTTCGGCGTTACACCCGACATGACAACCTTGGGCAAAATTATCGGTGGCGGACTTCCCGTTGGCGCATTTGGCGGCAAAAAAGAGATTATGGAAAAATTATCGCCAGCTGGTGGAATTTACCAAGCGGGCACCCTTTCCGGCAACCCGCTGGCAATGACTGCCGGTATCGAAACTCTTCGTCTGCTTCAGCAGAAGGACTTCTATACACAACTTGAGGAAAAAAGCCAACTGCTCGCCGGCGGGATTCTCACCGCGGCAAAAGCTGCCGGCTGCCCGCTCTACGGTACACGGGTCGGGAGCATGTTCTGTGCATTTTTCGGCACTGAAGAGGTCCACGACTGGGATTCTGCCGCAAAATGCAATACCGCGGCATTCGCCAAATATTTTCGGGCGATGCTCGAAGAGGGGATCTATCTGGCACCATCCCAGTTTGAAACGGCCTTCATGTCCGCTGCCCACACGCTGCCTGAAATCGAGCGGACAATCGACGCGGCACGCAAAAGCTTCAAGAGTCTGTAA
- a CDS encoding F0F1 ATP synthase subunit A, which produces MVHPLLFLQFFRKFLEPLHISEAGADAIAYTWLIILMLVILSILATKAMNAVPSGVQNFMEVVIGGIENMVEETMGEKGRPYFPLIATLALFILVSNLIGLIPGFFPPTANLNTTAACAVIVFFSTHVVGIKKHGFHYLKHFMGPIWWLAPLMFFIEIIGHLSRPLSLSLRLFGNMNGHELVLMIFFALAPFLVPLPMMLMGVLVSFIQAFVFMLLAMIYIQGSLEEAH; this is translated from the coding sequence ATGGTTCACCCGTTACTGTTCCTGCAATTTTTCAGAAAATTCCTTGAACCGCTCCACATTTCCGAGGCAGGCGCCGATGCAATCGCATACACGTGGCTGATCATCCTCATGCTGGTCATCCTCTCGATCCTGGCTACCAAAGCCATGAATGCAGTGCCTTCAGGCGTGCAGAACTTCATGGAAGTGGTAATCGGCGGCATTGAGAACATGGTCGAAGAGACCATGGGTGAAAAGGGCCGCCCCTATTTCCCGCTGATTGCCACCCTGGCGCTCTTTATCCTCGTCTCCAACCTGATCGGGCTCATCCCCGGCTTTTTCCCGCCGACGGCAAACCTGAACACGACGGCGGCCTGTGCGGTCATTGTCTTTTTCTCCACCCACGTGGTCGGCATCAAAAAACATGGGTTTCATTACCTGAAGCATTTCATGGGACCGATCTGGTGGTTGGCACCGTTGATGTTTTTCATTGAAATAATCGGCCACCTGAGTCGGCCGCTTTCGCTCTCGCTGCGTCTTTTCGGCAACATGAACGGCCACGAACTCGTGTTGATGATTTTCTTTGCCCTGGCCCCCTTCCTCGTGCCGCTGCCGATGATGTTGATGGGGGTACTGGTTTCCTTCATCCAGGCTTTCGTATTCATGCTCCTGGCCATGATCTATATCCAAGGTTCCCTCGAGGAAGCTCACTAA
- the atpE gene encoding ATP synthase F0 subunit C — protein MEFLTMCMLAAGFGMAIGAFGTGIGQGLAVKSAVEGVSRNPGASGKILTTMMIGLAMIESLAIYVLVVCLIILFANPYKDVAIEIAKSVAK, from the coding sequence ATGGAATTTTTGACGATGTGTATGTTGGCGGCTGGCTTCGGTATGGCAATCGGCGCATTTGGTACCGGCATCGGCCAGGGCCTCGCCGTGAAGAGTGCTGTTGAAGGTGTGTCCCGCAATCCGGGCGCTTCCGGGAAAATCCTGACCACCATGATGATCGGTCTGGCCATGATCGAGTCTCTGGCCATTTACGTTCTGGTTGTCTGCCTGATCATCCTCTTCGCCAACCCTTACAAGGACGTGGCGATCGAAATTGCCAAATCCGTGGCGAAATAA
- the nuoF gene encoding NADH-quinone oxidoreductase subunit NuoF → MGAQAEIKILICQGTGGISAGARKVESEFRKVLDEKGIQAVVGKRCDVINTGCRGLCANDVLVDIVDPELGRVTYDFVQPEEVAQIIDEHIVKRSPIEKRKAKPYYNTFVDSQMRIVMSGCGQIDPESLQAYLEEDGFKAIEKCVKEMKPADVIDEVKKSGLRGRGGGGFPTGMKWSFCAASQGKQKYLICNADEGDPGAFMDRSVLEGDPYCIIEGMMIAAYAIGCTKGYVYVRAEYPLAIDRLQKALDVCYQKNYLGHNIQGWGFDFDLIIKKGAGAFVCGEETALMASIEGERGMPRPRPPFPAVKGLWAKPTNINNVETFANVRHIINKGADWYGSLGTDTTKGTKIFAVTGKVKHTGLVEVPAGMTVRSVIYDVCGGIANNRKFKAVQAGGPSGGCIPSEVLDTPVDYDSLIKAGAMMGSGGLVVMDETTCMVDVARFFLTFTRDESCGKCVPCRIGLKVMLDILERITEGRGQAGDIETLLEMGSTIKKASLCGLGQTAPNPILSTIRYFRHEYEAHINDKRCPSNCCKELLLWQVVEDKCVKCGACFKACPSDAIVWEKGQIAYLDKEKCTKCKSCYDACRFMAIE, encoded by the coding sequence ATGGGCGCACAAGCGGAAATCAAGATTCTGATTTGTCAGGGAACGGGTGGTATCTCGGCTGGGGCCAGAAAGGTCGAAAGCGAGTTCAGGAAGGTTCTTGACGAAAAAGGAATTCAGGCAGTAGTCGGCAAACGTTGCGATGTTATCAATACCGGGTGCCGTGGTCTTTGTGCCAATGACGTGTTGGTTGATATTGTCGACCCCGAGTTGGGCCGGGTCACGTATGATTTTGTTCAGCCCGAGGAAGTTGCACAGATTATCGACGAACATATCGTCAAACGTTCGCCGATCGAAAAGCGCAAGGCAAAGCCCTACTACAATACGTTTGTTGATTCGCAAATGCGAATCGTCATGAGTGGTTGTGGCCAGATCGATCCAGAGAGTTTGCAGGCCTATCTTGAAGAAGATGGCTTTAAGGCGATCGAAAAATGCGTCAAGGAAATGAAACCCGCTGACGTCATTGATGAAGTAAAGAAATCTGGACTCCGTGGTAGAGGGGGCGGGGGCTTCCCCACCGGCATGAAGTGGTCGTTTTGTGCCGCCTCGCAGGGAAAACAAAAGTATCTGATTTGCAATGCTGACGAAGGCGACCCCGGTGCGTTCATGGACCGTTCGGTTCTTGAGGGCGACCCCTACTGCATTATCGAAGGGATGATGATCGCTGCCTACGCGATCGGTTGCACGAAGGGCTATGTATATGTCCGCGCCGAGTATCCGCTGGCTATTGATCGTCTCCAAAAGGCCTTGGATGTCTGCTATCAAAAAAACTACCTGGGGCACAATATTCAAGGGTGGGGGTTCGACTTCGACCTGATCATCAAGAAAGGCGCAGGGGCGTTCGTCTGCGGTGAAGAGACCGCCCTGATGGCCTCAATTGAAGGTGAGCGCGGCATGCCGCGTCCGCGTCCGCCGTTTCCTGCGGTCAAGGGGCTCTGGGCTAAGCCTACCAACATCAATAACGTTGAGACCTTTGCCAATGTCCGGCACATCATCAACAAAGGCGCCGATTGGTATGGCTCGCTCGGCACCGATACGACGAAGGGGACCAAGATTTTTGCCGTAACCGGCAAAGTGAAGCATACCGGTCTCGTCGAAGTTCCAGCTGGGATGACCGTTCGATCCGTCATTTACGACGTGTGCGGCGGGATTGCCAATAACCGCAAATTCAAGGCGGTTCAGGCTGGGGGGCCGTCGGGTGGCTGTATCCCGTCGGAAGTTCTTGATACCCCCGTTGACTACGATTCGCTGATCAAGGCCGGTGCAATGATGGGTTCGGGCGGTCTGGTCGTTATGGATGAGACGACCTGCATGGTGGACGTTGCCCGGTTCTTTCTGACATTCACCCGGGATGAGTCCTGCGGCAAGTGTGTGCCGTGTCGGATCGGGCTGAAGGTCATGCTGGACATTCTGGAACGGATCACCGAAGGTCGCGGCCAGGCAGGGGACATTGAGACATTGCTTGAGATGGGTTCAACCATCAAAAAAGCGTCTCTGTGTGGTTTGGGTCAGACGGCACCCAACCCGATTCTTTCGACAATCCGGTATTTCAGGCATGAATATGAAGCACATATCAACGATAAGCGATGCCCGTCCAATTGTTGTAAGGAACTGCTTTTGTGGCAGGTAGTTGAAGACAAGTGCGTTAAATGCGGAGCGTGCTTTAAAGCTTGTCCGTCCGATGCGATCGTTTGGGAAAAGGGGCAAATAGCGTATCTCGACAAGGAAAAGTGCACTAAGTGTAAATCGTGTTATGACGCCTGTCGCTTCATGGCGATTGAGTAG
- a CDS encoding leucyl aminopeptidase yields the protein MKVSVETGSYREHQCPVLVVGCHEGNPSRDRVVADLDDSLAGTIGLLARDREFSGKLNTVKLLHTCGRLPAERLLLVGLGQEGLLTAERLRQAAGTAARTLKAAGLGRFTSILHQTAVSLPDAVPATVEGLLLGGYSFDRYKTAPLEEGPLLEATVLCADPAVLDDCSKTVKDVETVCAAVAMARDLVSQPGNVATPAYLAERALEVSSRLGIDCRVLECDDLERLAMGGLIAVGQGAHHPPRFIIMEYNAAPAGTRPIVLVGKGVTFDSGGISLKPRDGMERMKDDMAGAAAVMATLMAVAGLKLPLNVVGLVPAAENLPGGGAYKPGDIIRTMSGRTVEIVNTDAEGRMLLADALCYAERYRPAALIDLATLTGACLVSLGTAASGLLGNNPALLQELKRAGETTGERLWELPLWDEYGELMKSEVADLKNAGGSSAGTITAAWFLSRFVGKTRWAHLDIAGTAWEEKGRSYQPKGATGVGVRLLVEYLRKKAAK from the coding sequence ATGAAGGTTTCTGTCGAAACGGGAAGCTATCGGGAGCATCAATGCCCGGTACTGGTGGTCGGTTGCCATGAGGGTAATCCCTCTCGTGATCGGGTCGTTGCCGATTTGGACGACTCCCTGGCCGGCACGATTGGTCTGTTGGCGCGCGATCGCGAGTTCTCCGGCAAGCTGAATACCGTCAAGCTGCTCCATACCTGTGGCCGATTGCCCGCCGAGCGTCTTCTCTTGGTCGGCCTTGGGCAAGAAGGGCTGTTGACCGCTGAGCGGTTGCGACAGGCGGCCGGGACCGCTGCCAGGACCTTGAAGGCGGCGGGTTTGGGGCGTTTTACCAGCATTCTTCACCAAACTGCCGTTTCCTTGCCAGACGCCGTCCCGGCAACGGTTGAAGGGTTGCTGCTCGGTGGCTATTCGTTCGACCGCTATAAAACCGCACCGCTTGAGGAAGGACCGTTGCTCGAAGCGACAGTCCTCTGTGCTGATCCGGCCGTACTCGACGACTGCAGTAAGACGGTCAAGGACGTTGAGACCGTTTGCGCGGCGGTTGCCATGGCCCGCGATCTCGTCTCCCAGCCGGGTAACGTTGCCACTCCAGCATATCTTGCGGAACGAGCCCTGGAAGTGAGTTCCCGCCTTGGCATAGACTGTCGGGTGCTTGAGTGTGATGACCTGGAACGTCTTGCGATGGGAGGGCTTATCGCCGTGGGGCAGGGGGCTCATCATCCGCCACGGTTTATTATCATGGAATATAATGCCGCTCCTGCCGGGACGCGTCCGATTGTGCTGGTTGGCAAAGGGGTCACCTTCGATTCGGGAGGCATCTCGCTCAAGCCCCGGGACGGAATGGAACGAATGAAGGATGACATGGCCGGGGCCGCCGCAGTAATGGCAACGCTGATGGCCGTTGCCGGCCTGAAACTCCCGCTTAACGTCGTCGGCCTGGTTCCTGCCGCTGAGAATCTTCCTGGTGGCGGAGCATACAAGCCGGGCGATATCATTCGGACCATGTCCGGTCGGACCGTCGAGATCGTCAATACCGATGCGGAGGGCCGGATGCTCCTTGCCGACGCCCTGTGCTACGCCGAACGGTATCGGCCGGCGGCGCTCATTGATCTGGCGACTTTAACGGGGGCGTGCCTTGTTTCTCTGGGGACTGCCGCTTCCGGTCTGTTAGGAAATAATCCCGCCCTGCTGCAGGAGTTGAAACGCGCCGGAGAGACTACGGGGGAACGGCTGTGGGAGTTGCCGCTGTGGGATGAATACGGCGAATTGATGAAAAGTGAAGTGGCCGACTTGAAGAATGCCGGTGGATCGTCGGCGGGAACCATCACGGCGGCCTGGTTCCTCAGCCGTTTTGTGGGCAAGACGAGGTGGGCCCATCTCGATATTGCCGGAACGGCCTGGGAGGAAAAGGGGCGGTCGTACCAGCCGAAAGGGGCGACCGGGGTCGGTGTCCGTCTCTTGGTGGAATACCTGCGGAAAAAGGCGGCGAAATAA
- a CDS encoding complex I 24 kDa subunit family protein produces the protein MSNAPAEALPTEEVDLSYANKVIDKYLTLPGNLMPVLQGIQDEYGFVPKPAIDLVAERLNVYPSQIYGVLTFYAQFHLKPRGRFIIRVCVGTACHVQGAERIVETFFEKLGIGHAETSPDLRYTFEKVACLGACGMAPLAMVNDDTFGKMTVQKVGEIITEYNQRPLK, from the coding sequence ATGAGCAACGCTCCTGCTGAGGCTTTGCCGACTGAAGAGGTCGATCTTTCCTACGCAAACAAGGTAATTGATAAATACCTGACGTTGCCTGGCAATCTCATGCCGGTACTTCAGGGGATTCAGGATGAGTACGGCTTTGTGCCCAAGCCGGCAATTGATCTCGTTGCCGAGCGACTCAACGTTTACCCGAGCCAGATTTATGGCGTGTTGACGTTTTATGCACAGTTTCATCTGAAGCCTCGTGGGCGGTTCATTATTCGTGTCTGTGTTGGTACAGCATGTCACGTGCAAGGTGCCGAGCGGATTGTAGAGACCTTTTTTGAAAAACTTGGCATCGGGCATGCCGAAACATCTCCCGACCTTCGCTATACCTTTGAGAAGGTAGCGTGTCTGGGGGCCTGTGGTATGGCTCCGTTGGCGATGGTGAACGATGATACCTTCGGCAAGATGACCGTCCAGAAGGTCGGCGAAATCATCACGGAATACAACCAGAGACCGCTGAAGTAA
- the nuoD gene encoding NADH dehydrogenase (quinone) subunit D has protein sequence MASKEIMTVNMGPQHPSTHGVLRLVIELDGEVIEKITPHIGYLHRGVEKLSEHRTYHQAMTLTDRLDYLAPMSNNLGYVLAVEKLLDLEVPERAQVVRVIMAELTRLKSHLVWLACHALDIGAMTVFLYCFRERELIMSIYEKLSGARMTSSYFRVGGLSRDVYDGFEADVRQIVDEFPAHFDMYEGLLTKNTIWLQRTVGNGVISAEDAINCGITGPALRGSGVDWDLRRDNPYSGYDKFSFKVPVGEKCDTFDRYKVRLIEMREAINILKQALGQLKPGPVLADAPKVCYPPKENVYNTIEGLIHHFKIASEGFPAPEGEVYQSVEAPKGELGYYLVSDGGTKPYRMRIRPPSFVNLSAIEKMSKGSMIADLVAVIGTLDIVLGEIDR, from the coding sequence ATGGCAAGCAAAGAAATTATGACAGTAAACATGGGGCCTCAGCACCCGAGTACGCACGGGGTGCTTCGGCTGGTCATCGAGCTGGACGGCGAAGTCATTGAGAAAATTACCCCGCATATCGGGTATCTTCACCGGGGAGTTGAGAAGCTTTCCGAGCATCGCACCTACCATCAGGCGATGACGCTGACCGACCGACTCGACTACCTTGCGCCAATGAGCAATAACCTTGGTTATGTATTGGCAGTGGAAAAGCTGCTCGACCTCGAAGTGCCGGAACGTGCCCAGGTTGTCCGGGTAATCATGGCAGAGCTGACCCGTCTCAAATCGCACCTGGTCTGGCTTGCCTGCCACGCCCTCGATATCGGCGCGATGACCGTTTTTCTTTACTGCTTCCGTGAGCGCGAGCTGATCATGAGTATCTACGAGAAGCTCTCCGGTGCTCGTATGACGAGTAGCTACTTCCGGGTCGGTGGGCTGTCGCGGGATGTCTATGATGGGTTTGAAGCGGATGTGCGGCAGATAGTTGATGAGTTCCCTGCCCATTTCGACATGTATGAGGGTCTGCTCACGAAAAACACTATCTGGCTGCAGCGGACCGTAGGTAACGGTGTTATTTCCGCGGAGGACGCCATCAATTGCGGCATTACGGGGCCGGCGCTCAGGGGATCCGGAGTCGACTGGGACCTTCGCCGCGACAATCCGTACAGCGGCTACGATAAGTTTTCGTTCAAAGTTCCCGTCGGCGAGAAGTGCGATACCTTTGATCGTTATAAGGTGCGTCTCATCGAAATGCGGGAAGCGATCAATATTCTCAAGCAGGCGCTTGGGCAGCTGAAGCCCGGGCCGGTTCTTGCCGACGCCCCCAAGGTTTGTTATCCGCCGAAAGAGAATGTCTATAACACCATTGAAGGCTTGATTCATCACTTCAAGATTGCCAGTGAGGGATTCCCGGCACCTGAAGGCGAGGTGTATCAGTCAGTTGAGGCGCCAAAAGGGGAGCTGGGCTACTATCTTGTCAGCGACGGGGGAACGAAACCGTATCGGATGAGAATCCGGCCGCCTTCATTCGTTAATCTCAGCGCGATTGAGAAGATGTCAAAGGGATCCATGATTGCCGACCTTGTGGCGGTTATTGGTACGCTCGACATCGTCCTTGGTGAAATTGACCGGTAA
- a CDS encoding NADH-quinone oxidoreductase subunit C, whose translation MTDNNRAVIKLKEKFSSSILDVKEFRGEVTVTVKKEDIISVCKCLKEELRYDMLTDVTAVDYLGQDPRFMVVYNLYSIPNKDRLRLKAPVGEENVEIESVACLWNSADWLERETYDLFGIVFANHPDLRRILMTDDWVGHPLRKDYPLQGPGREPYKGRLS comes from the coding sequence ATGACAGACAACAATCGTGCGGTTATCAAACTGAAAGAGAAGTTCTCCTCGTCGATCCTTGATGTCAAAGAGTTTCGGGGTGAAGTGACGGTCACGGTGAAGAAGGAAGATATCATCAGTGTCTGTAAGTGTCTCAAGGAAGAATTGAGATACGATATGCTCACTGATGTGACCGCTGTGGATTATTTGGGGCAGGATCCGCGTTTCATGGTGGTTTACAACCTGTATTCGATTCCCAATAAGGATCGGTTGCGGCTGAAAGCGCCGGTTGGTGAGGAGAATGTGGAGATCGAGTCGGTGGCCTGCCTGTGGAACTCGGCAGACTGGCTTGAGCGCGAAACGTATGATCTGTTCGGGATAGTGTTTGCCAACCATCCTGATCTGAGAAGAATTCTGATGACAGACGACTGGGTCGGTCATCCGCTACGCAAGGATTATCCTCTCCAGGGGCCGGGACGCGAGCCATACAAGGGCCGGCTTTCGTAA
- a CDS encoding ATP synthase subunit I — MTAARISERNLIALTSVGSGILLLLFTAGGFVFVSGRFAVGVLAGGCLILANQYWLLRAMRRALNLQPHQAASFAALRFLLRLMITAGLVYVLVVEIGVDIFGLLVGLSVLVITITVLAIYLFAAKGEI; from the coding sequence ATGACAGCGGCAAGAATTAGCGAACGCAACCTCATCGCTTTAACGAGCGTCGGAAGCGGAATCCTGCTGCTCCTTTTTACCGCCGGTGGCTTCGTTTTCGTTTCCGGGCGTTTTGCCGTCGGCGTGCTGGCCGGAGGGTGCCTGATCCTGGCCAACCAGTATTGGCTGTTGAGGGCGATGAGACGCGCCTTGAACTTGCAGCCGCATCAGGCCGCCAGTTTTGCCGCCCTTCGCTTCCTACTTAGATTGATGATCACCGCTGGATTGGTCTACGTGCTGGTTGTTGAAATCGGCGTCGACATTTTCGGCTTGCTCGTCGGCCTTTCCGTACTGGTGATAACGATAACAGTTCTGGCAATTTATCTGTTTGCAGCAAAAGGAGAAATTTAA